The Anolis carolinensis isolate JA03-04 chromosome 2, rAnoCar3.1.pri, whole genome shotgun sequence genome contains the following window.
cccggcccaagatccaaacgaacctgacgcgggtggaggagagtgacgacgaaggggaaaagcctccgagaatcccggctacgctcccaactgagaccctggtgcccctggcgaatgccgggcgtggcacaggacaaagggaagcagcagcggggcccactggcccgcaagggggcttgcgacgggcggagaattggggattgccaccacagggacccctaccgagacgagaggaactaaggatcgagtttgggggagagtcctctgaactggattttttcctgaccacggtgaggggctatatggaggacaatgcccacacttttagaacggaatccagccgggtacgggccattggtgcagtgttgaagaggggagcggccagctggtacgttcaactacacgcgcggcgcgacccatgtctggggtcactccgacgctttatgggggccctggagacccgtttccgagatccactggagcagatccgggcgagggaggagttgaagaccgtctcccaggggcagaggtcggtatctgagtatgcggaggagttccaatgcctcgctgaaaaggtgccggaatggtctgcagtgacaaagatagaactcttcaaagagggtctcaggcgggagatcctctcctgggcggtgcatcgtgatgagcctgacacactgcgcggatggattcagctggcggggcgcatcgagacatcgctggcccaggcgaggaggcaccgaggagggctacagcagcggccgcagatgaaagaggggagccggaaggagggatcaaccccagccgggaggagaacggagccgacagggaacgtgagcaccagcaggaggggctgcttcgtgtgcggccgtttgggccacagggctgccgagtgctggcagagaaaaggggaaggcggaggcccgcccaaaccaagagccgtggcagggaaacgcgccgaggaagaaccaccgatgaggcaccactcgggggggttggtaagtcaggacaaagccatgatagtggtccccattcagctggaaagtggcagcaaacaagcaacctgcaaagcatttgtggattgtggatgttccaggaacatcatctcccctgaattagccgagggattgggatgcgaaagaacgaacctagaatccccaatagctttttcgcagttggacggatccacagcatcgggatcattagctaagtacagtgccgaagatgtaaagtgtaagatagggagttgggaaggaaaggtgtcatttgtgatatcacaaatagccagctataatgttatactaggcatgccatggctggggcaggccaacccgcaaatcaactgggaggataagagcatgatcttcaggatgaagttggaaggagggagccaggaagtggagagggagccggggaaaaggggggaggaagactctatcaggatagcagaactggcagataaattacccccagagtatcgggattttgtggacgtatttgatgagaaggaagcagacagtttcccaccgaagcggagagttgaagtgaagatagagctagtcccaggagcagagcttcctaaggcaaaaatatacccaatgtcggctagggaaaaggaggaactgagaaaatacattgataaaaacctagcgaggggtttcatagagccttcaaattcccctctaggggcgcctgtgttgttcaggcgcaaaaaggaccaaacgctgaggctctgcattgactacaggggcctgaatgcaatcagttctggaaataaataccccctacctttagtgaaggacttgatcgcccagttatcggagggacagatattcactaaattggacttaattgaagcgtaccataaattgcagattaaaccagaggacaggtggaagacggccttctcctgtgcattcggattattcaattatcgtgtgctccctttcggtttgtgcggcggaggcgccgcgttcatgcaattaatcaacgaagtgttgcatccattgttgtacaagggagtctttgtttttttagatgacatattgttagtatctcggactaaggagcaacacatagaactagtcagggaagtcctgcaaaagttgagagaagcaaaactgtatgcgaagcttgccaagtgcgagttcaataaagaccagatagactttctggggtataggatttcctcccagggagtggcgatggaccctgcgaaggtagaagacgtgagggggtgggaagcccccaaaacacggaagcagctgcaatccttcctagggttcgcaaacttctatagaacatttatcaaggactttgcgcgcctca
Protein-coding sequences here:
- the LOC134296577 gene encoding uncharacterized protein LOC134296577 translates to MFMFPTVKVPGDTTESLVCSFRSGCGELTLSQEYGHHPAVAVRCNMQVEDEELLGAGGGRSERATPETDAEFHQLAALASSTAYAQPNGVTQRRGVVRGDSTGGEEGSPSPGPQKMVFLEERMSAMETTLAVMSRAMERLAVLAEPERGRELRASSMWDVSMGSSQGFADLPAPKGREMRKEPGARPKIQTNLTRVEESDDEGEKPPRIPATLPTETLVPLANAGRGTGQREAAAGPTGPQGGLRRAENWGLPPQGPLPRREELRIEFGGESSELDFFLTTVRGYMEDNAHTFRTESSRVRAIGAVLKRGAASWYVQLHARRDPCLGSLRRFMGALETRFRDPLEQIRAREELKTVSQGQRSVSEYAEEFQCLAEKVPEWSAVTKIELFKEGLRREILSWAVHRDEPDTLRGWIQLAGRIETSLAQARRHRGGLQQRPQMKEGSRKEGSTPAGRRTEPTGNDEGEEDAMSEPCY